TCTCGTCGGCAAGGTCGAAGTCGCTGTAGCACCAGCCCAGCGCGCCCGCCGCGCCGACGGAAAGACAGCTATGCACCACCTCGCGGTAATAGAGGGCCTGCTCCTGCTCGCCGGCCTGATTGGAGGAGCAGCCGAACTCCTCGAAGAGCACGGGCAGCCCGAGATAGCGCAACGAGCGCACGCAGAATTCGACATTGAGCGCCTGGCGCAGCGGGTCGCTGTCGCCGTAGTAGCTGTGGGGTCCGACGAAATCGAGCGTCCCGCGCAGGGCGTCGACGTCGAAGCCATTCTGCCCGCCCTTGAGGTTCATCACGCCGTCGCCGAGGCTGAAGGGCCGCGCCGGATCCGCGCTGCGCAGCGCCCGACGCAGCGTCTCGGCCCAGGCCACGATCGTCTCCGGGCTGCTCTTGCCGCCCCAGAGCGGCATCTCGTTGCTCGCCAGGTAGGCGGCCACCGCCGGGTGGCCGGCGCCCGCCGTGCCCAGCGCCCGCATCAGCGCCACCTGCCACTCGATCACCTCGCTGGCGCTGTAGGGAGAGCGCCCGTGTTGCCCGGGGAAGTCGAAGTTCTGACCCGACATGTGCCCCACGAGGGCCGAGGGAATCGTGTGCAGCCCGCTGGCCTGGCAGATATCGAAGAACTGACGCAGGCGCTCGATGGGGGCCTGGGCCAGCACCCCGGGCTGCGGCATGAAGCTCGGAATGAAGGCGAAGCTGCGGCAAACATTGAGCCCGATCGCTCGCATCTGATCGGTCTCGGCGCGCACGCGCTCGGCGTCGAAGCGCTCCCACATCCGCGGCCCGCCGGCCCGTGACCAGTAGTTGACGCCAAGCAAGAAGGCCGGTCGGCCGTCGAGCGTGAGCAAATGGGACATAGCGTCGGCTCCATCAGCGCTGCTAGCGCGACAGCGGCGCGCTCGGGCGCCGAAGGGGTTCAAGGCATCGCCACCGAGGGCCCGCAGGGTGGGCGTTGGTCCTGGCGACAGAAGGGCAGCGTGCGGCAGACCGCGCTGCTCGCCGCGGCGGCGGTGCAACGTAGCATCATGCGGCTCGCCGGGTAGTCGAGATCAGTCTCGAAAAAGGACAGCCACTCGCCGCCCAGCACGATGTCGAGATCGGGAACGCGAGGCCGCAGCTCCTGGCGCAGACCCTGGAGCAGCGGCGAGCGATCGTCGACGATCGCGAAGGCGATCGGGGCGCCGACCCAGGCCACCGCCGCGCCTCGTTCGTCGCGATCCTGCGCCGCATCGAGCGCAAAGCGGTCGAGACGCAGCAGGCGCCAGCGCCGCGCGAGCTCGCCGCAGGGGCCAAAGTTACGCCGCGGGTCGTCGAGCGTGCGGGTCATGTCGGCCACCAGGGCGGCACGCGGAATCGACACCAGCGAGACGATCTCGCTGCCGGTTGGCAGATAGAGCGTGTGCCCGGGCGCTTCCTGCAGCTCGGGATGGCGCGCCTGGAGCTGCTCGAAGGCCGAGCGAGCGATCAGCGGAGTGCCCACCCCCGAGGCCACGATCGCCACCGCGTCGAGACCGCTGGCCGCGGTCGGTGGTGCGGCGTCACCGGTGGGATCGTAGTCGTCGGGCAGCAGGCAGAGCGGCGCGATCACGCGGCGGCCGGGGAGCACCGTGCTCTCGCCGGCGATCGAGGCGCGCCCGCCGCCGCGCAGCCCGCCGGCGAAGACGGCCGCGCAGCGCTCACTGCGCAGGCCGTCGGCGGTGACAAGGCGCGTGACGTCGCAATCGGCTGCCAGCTGGTCGTTGCTGCCCGCCAACTCGGAGCGCAACGTCAGCGCGCGGGGCGCGGCCGTGGCGCTGCCTCCGTCTGCTACCCCCAGGTAGTTGAGCGTGACGGCGAAATGCGCGAGGACGTCGACGCCGAGCAGCAGGTCGACGGCCAGCGGCGCATCAAGACCAATCGGACCGGCGCTGGCCTCGAGCAGCTCGAGGTCGTGAAAGACGAAGCGCGTGACGGTTGGACGCAGCGCATCGAGCAGGCGCAGCGCCACGCGCCGGCGACGACTGCGGAAACCCTCGCTCTGCCTGAGTAAGGTCAGCGACGCGGCGTTGTCGACGACCGCGCGCAGCGGGGGACCGTCGTCGACGCGCACCCGCGCGACGAGCACGCCCTGTTCGAGGGTGGCCGGAATCGGCTCGCCAAGAAAGCCCTCGTAGCGCAGCTCACCGCAGCCGCCGAGGCCCAGCGCGAGCAGCACTGCGCATGCTGCGCATGCCGCGCATGCTGCGCACGCTGCGGAGCGTCGCCCTGGTCGGCCAGCGCCTTGAGGCGCTCTAGGCCGGGTCCTTGAGCTTGCTCCGCAGCTTCTCGACGAGTGCGCCATACGACTGCCGCTGGATGATGCGGTTGAACTGCGAGCGGTAGTTGCGGACCACGCTGACGTCGTCGGTGATGACATCGTAGACCATCCAGCCATCGGTGCCTTGGCGCATCTTGTACTGGATCTGCAGCGCTTCGCTACGCCCCTTGCGCTTGACGTCGATCGCCGTGGTGATCGCGGCCTTGTCGCCGACGATCTCCTCTCCGAGGTAGCGGACGGCGTAGTTCAGATTCGAGCGCAGCTGCTTGAGGTAGTTGCGTTCGATCAGCTGGCGCAGCAGCTCGCTGAACTCCTGACGCTCGGCGTTGGTGCGCTTCTCCCAGTGTCGGCCGAGGGCCAGCCGCGCGAGCTCGGGGAAATCGAGGAACTGCGCGACGACGCGAGTCAGCTCGCGATCGATCGGCTTGGGGGCGCGGCCGCGCGTCTGTTTGCGCAGCAGCATCGCGATCTGGTCGTTGGTGCGCCTTACCTTGATCAGCGGCCCGTCGGTGCGCGCGGCCGCCGCGTGCCCCGTGACGCCGATCAACGAGAGCGCTGCCAGCAAGATCAGCGGATGCCGGGCGTGGCGCATCGTTGGCCCCCTTCGTGTGGTGTGCATAGTCTAGTTCATACACGAGGGGTGGCGACTCAACAACGTGTGGCGGCGGGATTTCCCGCCAGCTGCTCAGCGCGCGAAGCGAGACAGGAAGGCGATGCGCGCGACCATGTGCCTCGGCGCGGCGCCTAGCGGGCGGCGCTGGGCGCGGGGGTCCGAACCAGGGTGCGTTGCAGCTCGGCGGTCGCCAGGCCGACCTTGCGGGCCAGCTCGGACCAGCCCACGTTGACGTCGAAGCTGGACTGAAGGGAGGTCAGCCGCAGGCGGAAATACGCGACGAGGGCGTCGGTCAGCTCCTTGGGCTCGGCCAGGCCGGCGCTGAGGTTCTGCGAGGTGGCGACCAGCCAGCTCCGCGCGCTGCGCGTTCCACGCTCGGCGACGACAAGGCGCTGCTGAGCCTCCT
The Pseudomonadota bacterium DNA segment above includes these coding regions:
- a CDS encoding ABC transporter substrate-binding protein; amino-acid sequence: MRHARHPLILLAALSLIGVTGHAAAARTDGPLIKVRRTNDQIAMLLRKQTRGRAPKPIDRELTRVVAQFLDFPELARLALGRHWEKRTNAERQEFSELLRQLIERNYLKQLRSNLNYAVRYLGEEIVGDKAAITTAIDVKRKGRSEALQIQYKMRQGTDGWMVYDVITDDVSVVRNYRSQFNRIIQRQSYGALVEKLRSKLKDPA